A genomic region of uncultured Paludibaculum sp. contains the following coding sequences:
- a CDS encoding PadR family transcriptional regulator yields MSKPDPIQGEFLPGTLSMLILRTLARGPLHGYAIAKRIKDASSDVLAIEEGSLYPALNRLLVKGWLTADWGLSDNNRKARFYRLTEEGRRQMEQETQDFDRMVDAIRLVLKTV; encoded by the coding sequence ATGTCCAAACCCGACCCCATCCAAGGCGAGTTCCTACCCGGAACCCTCTCCATGCTCATCCTCCGCACTCTCGCCCGTGGACCCCTCCACGGCTACGCCATCGCCAAGCGCATCAAAGACGCCTCCTCCGATGTCCTGGCCATTGAAGAGGGCTCCCTCTACCCGGCCCTCAACCGCCTGCTCGTCAAGGGCTGGCTCACCGCCGACTGGGGCCTCTCCGACAACAACCGCAAGGCCCGCTTCTACCGCCTCACCGAGGAAGGCCGGCGCCAGATGGAACAGGAAACCCAGGACTTCGACCGCATGGTCGATGCCATCCGCCTCGTGTTGAAGACCGTCTAG
- a CDS encoding redoxin family protein, producing MEQLEPKPITPAFWAAVIVIPAVVVLVLIWALLNPQSLLFLNSKEAIDISFRVPGEPVTRSLSQFRGRVLAVTIWDANCPDCQSQIGILNELSTRYSREGLMSIALTPADEAAIRRIASFQGMSVLAGNMERGQAEALPADRPYTYLIDREGFARLRFKGVRDADKLDKTVQKLLEQ from the coding sequence GTGGAACAGCTCGAACCGAAACCCATAACCCCAGCCTTCTGGGCCGCCGTCATCGTCATTCCCGCTGTCGTAGTCCTGGTTTTGATCTGGGCGCTGCTGAACCCGCAAAGCCTCCTGTTCCTCAACTCCAAAGAGGCCATCGACATCAGTTTTCGGGTTCCCGGCGAACCAGTCACCCGCTCTCTCTCCCAGTTTCGAGGCCGCGTCCTGGCCGTCACCATCTGGGACGCCAATTGCCCTGACTGCCAGTCGCAGATCGGTATCCTGAACGAGCTATCCACCCGCTACAGCCGCGAGGGGCTAATGAGCATCGCTCTTACTCCAGCGGACGAGGCCGCCATCCGGCGCATCGCCTCGTTCCAGGGCATGAGCGTCCTGGCCGGCAATATGGAACGCGGCCAGGCGGAGGCCCTCCCCGCTGATCGACCATACACCTATCTCATTGATCGGGAAGGTTTTGCTCGCCTGAGATTTAAGGGCGTGCGGGACGCTGACAAGCTCGACAAGACCGTGCAGAAGCTACTCGAGCAGTAG
- the aroF gene encoding 3-deoxy-7-phosphoheptulonate synthase has product MRKNASRVEIDSVIQRIEDFGYKIHTIEGEERVVIGAIGVGDTSACLEALEAMNCVEKAVRISAPYKFVSREFKPNRTTITVAGNVHVGNSEFVVMAGPCSVESEKQILESAELAAKGGAKILRGGAFKPRTSPYDFQGMEEEGLKLLAKAREHTGLAIVTEVMSDNDVSLVASYADVMQVGARNMQNFALLKALGKCGKPVLLKRGLSSTIKELLMSAEYIVAHGNNDVMLCERGIRTFETATRNTCDIVACAVLREMTHLPVILDPSHATGKRSLVPALSRAGVAIGADGLIVEIHPNPQKAISDGAQSLEPAQWLDMMKSLQPYIELWKAERMTPVAV; this is encoded by the coding sequence ATGCGCAAGAACGCCTCCCGGGTGGAGATCGATTCGGTCATCCAGCGCATCGAGGACTTCGGCTACAAGATCCACACGATTGAGGGTGAAGAGCGTGTAGTGATCGGCGCGATCGGGGTAGGCGACACCAGTGCCTGTCTGGAAGCGTTGGAGGCCATGAACTGTGTCGAAAAGGCGGTCCGGATTTCGGCGCCCTACAAGTTCGTATCGCGGGAATTTAAACCCAACCGGACCACGATCACGGTTGCCGGCAATGTCCATGTAGGCAACTCGGAGTTCGTGGTGATGGCCGGTCCGTGCTCGGTGGAGAGCGAGAAGCAGATTCTGGAGTCGGCGGAACTGGCGGCCAAGGGTGGCGCCAAGATCCTGCGCGGCGGCGCTTTCAAGCCGCGGACCTCACCCTATGACTTCCAGGGCATGGAAGAAGAAGGACTGAAGTTGCTGGCCAAGGCGCGCGAGCACACCGGTCTGGCGATCGTCACGGAAGTGATGTCGGACAACGACGTTTCGCTGGTGGCCTCCTACGCCGACGTGATGCAGGTGGGCGCGCGCAACATGCAGAACTTCGCACTGCTCAAGGCTTTAGGCAAGTGCGGCAAGCCGGTGCTGCTGAAGCGCGGCCTGAGCTCCACGATCAAAGAACTACTGATGTCGGCGGAGTACATCGTGGCGCACGGCAACAACGACGTGATGCTGTGCGAACGGGGCATCCGCACCTTTGAGACGGCCACGCGCAACACCTGTGACATCGTTGCCTGCGCGGTGCTTCGGGAAATGACGCACCTGCCGGTGATCCTCGATCCAAGCCATGCCACCGGCAAGCGCAGCCTGGTGCCGGCGTTGTCTCGGGCTGGCGTGGCGATCGGCGCCGATGGGCTGATCGTGGAGATCCACCCGAATCCGCAAAAGGCGATCAGCGACGGTGCACAGTCCCTGGAACCGGCCCAGTGGCTGGACATGATGAAGAGCCTGCAGCCCTACATCGAGCTTTGGAAGGCTGAACGCATGACACCTGTGGCAGTTTAG
- a CDS encoding NlpC/P60 family protein, with protein sequence MAESRAVVLQPVLDMYSKPSLDADVVSQALYGMTVQVTAEQEGWLNITTPGDDYPGWIERSSVRILKDGESYPAAGRTVTVQALLAHVYREPSVTKHRPLVSLPFETRLEVVADQTARGDRWLQVRLPDGRTGSIQNGDVTESPKTLEVPKIIELAHRFLGRPYTWGGRSSAGYDCSGFVQMLVRRGGVDLPRDAKPQALWEKVATIERKDLRPGDLVYFGPSVQKINHTGFYVGNGEFIHSTTNTHPVIQISKLDDQPWTKLLVACRRWKQ encoded by the coding sequence ATGGCGGAATCCCGGGCCGTTGTCCTCCAACCTGTTCTCGATATGTACTCGAAGCCGTCCCTGGACGCCGATGTCGTTTCGCAGGCGCTCTATGGCATGACGGTTCAGGTGACCGCTGAACAGGAGGGTTGGCTCAACATCACCACCCCGGGCGACGACTATCCCGGCTGGATTGAGCGGTCCAGCGTCCGGATCCTGAAAGACGGCGAGAGCTATCCTGCCGCCGGCCGCACTGTCACGGTCCAGGCGCTGCTCGCCCATGTCTACCGCGAACCTTCGGTCACCAAGCACCGGCCGCTGGTCAGCCTGCCGTTCGAGACCCGGCTGGAAGTGGTGGCCGACCAGACCGCGCGCGGCGACCGCTGGTTGCAGGTCCGATTGCCGGATGGCCGCACCGGCTCCATCCAGAATGGCGATGTGACTGAGTCCCCCAAGACCCTGGAGGTGCCGAAGATTATCGAACTCGCGCACCGCTTTCTGGGACGGCCGTACACATGGGGCGGACGCTCTTCAGCGGGCTACGACTGCTCGGGCTTCGTGCAGATGCTCGTTCGGCGCGGCGGCGTGGATCTGCCGCGCGACGCAAAGCCGCAGGCGCTGTGGGAGAAGGTCGCCACCATCGAGCGCAAAGACCTGCGGCCCGGCGATCTCGTCTACTTCGGACCGTCGGTGCAGAAGATCAACCATACCGGCTTCTATGTGGGCAATGGCGAGTTCATCCACTCCACCACTAACACGCATCCGGTAATCCAGATCAGCAAGTTGGACGACCAGCCCTGGACGAAGCTGCTGGTTGCCTGCAGGAGGTGGAAGCAGTGA
- a CDS encoding ADOP family duplicated permease — MSWTNELSNRFRYLLRRNRFDAELEDEIRFHLEARADELEAEGMTRKNALLQARREFGSQARIQEDSRSFWHFQWLEDLLSDLRYGSRALIRNKTFALAAIFSLALGTGANTSVFSFTMEFLFSDPSVVDADSLVVGRIAGRSHSPYREYKVVRDANVFAGLAGMRESQANWRNGDDTLRIHVLQVTGNYYQVTGTPLLMGRPIQPGDRDTVVISYPFWQSRLNGRADVIGRALVLDGRPFTITGVLPRVHRSLIGFGFSPDLSMPVLNEETDVQFIGRVMPGISREQTLERLRRAAEEVDRIYPRRDAEPRAVTVRMNGVHGLDRLTGEKGGPIIAFFALLMLVVGLVLLVACANVASLSLARSASRRQELAVRLAIGASRGRVIRQLLAESLLLAGLGTVAGVGMNLLLTNAVSGMALPLPFPIRIYITPDWHLLAYSVLVAVGCALVSGVMPALSATRADVQTGLKQDARQASGGFWNPRSLLVAGQLALTVVLLATGLLFLRNLSEATSMSPGFDVNSTIWANMRLVPERYTRPELQTNTVQRALDELRALPGVEAASITQTVPLNDSSDMRAPIITDVSSSEPTLRMNLNRVTPDYFRTMGIRLLDGRDFTMADRLGANSVVVINEALARSLFGNARAVGHTLGWREPGGHTVNRFQIVGVVAVSKYRSLGEEDTNALYMSYFQTDDPGSSVAFLIRSSRRPEGLLRQIDRTLGRIDSSAAIEVKPMTDALGMAFLPSRAGAALLGTMGALGLLLASLGLYGVLVYSVNRRVREIGIRMALGASPKQVLRLVFGQSLLLVAVGCAVGLGLALLATQPLTMFLVPGVHPTDVSTYVTVVGILLAVALLATAGPAVRAVKVDPTTALRYE, encoded by the coding sequence ATGAGCTGGACCAACGAGCTATCCAACCGCTTCCGCTACCTGCTGCGCCGCAACCGCTTCGATGCCGAGCTCGAGGACGAGATCCGCTTCCACCTGGAAGCCCGGGCCGACGAACTCGAGGCCGAAGGCATGACCCGCAAGAACGCCCTCCTCCAGGCCCGTCGCGAGTTTGGCTCGCAGGCCCGCATTCAGGAGGATTCGCGCTCCTTCTGGCACTTCCAGTGGCTGGAAGACCTGCTGTCGGACCTGCGCTATGGTTCGCGCGCTCTGATCCGCAACAAGACCTTCGCCCTGGCCGCCATCTTCTCGCTGGCCCTGGGCACCGGAGCCAACACCTCGGTCTTCAGCTTCACCATGGAGTTCCTCTTCAGCGATCCTTCGGTCGTCGATGCCGACTCGCTGGTGGTGGGCCGCATCGCCGGCCGCAGCCATTCGCCCTATCGCGAATACAAGGTGGTTCGAGACGCCAACGTCTTCGCCGGGCTCGCCGGCATGCGTGAGTCCCAGGCCAACTGGCGCAATGGCGACGACACTCTCCGCATCCATGTCCTGCAGGTCACCGGCAACTACTATCAGGTCACCGGCACGCCGCTGCTGATGGGCCGGCCCATCCAGCCCGGCGACCGCGATACCGTGGTCATCAGCTACCCCTTCTGGCAGTCCCGTCTCAACGGCCGCGCCGACGTCATTGGCCGCGCCCTCGTCCTCGACGGCCGCCCCTTCACCATCACCGGCGTTCTGCCGCGCGTCCATCGCAGCCTCATCGGTTTCGGCTTCTCCCCCGATCTCAGCATGCCCGTACTCAACGAAGAAACGGACGTGCAGTTCATCGGCCGCGTTATGCCTGGCATCTCCCGCGAACAGACCCTCGAGCGGCTGCGTCGCGCCGCCGAAGAGGTCGACCGCATCTATCCCCGGCGCGACGCCGAGCCCCGCGCCGTCACCGTGCGAATGAACGGAGTCCATGGGCTGGATCGCCTGACGGGGGAGAAGGGTGGGCCCATCATCGCCTTTTTCGCGCTGCTGATGCTGGTCGTGGGGCTTGTTCTGTTGGTCGCTTGCGCCAACGTGGCCAGCCTGTCGTTGGCCCGTTCCGCCAGCCGCAGGCAGGAACTCGCGGTTCGCCTGGCCATCGGCGCCAGCCGCGGCCGGGTGATCCGACAACTGCTCGCCGAAAGCCTGTTGCTGGCCGGTCTCGGCACCGTCGCCGGAGTCGGCATGAATCTGCTGCTCACGAACGCAGTCAGCGGCATGGCTCTTCCTCTGCCCTTTCCCATCCGCATCTACATCACGCCGGACTGGCATCTGCTGGCTTACTCGGTGCTCGTCGCTGTCGGTTGTGCCCTCGTTTCCGGGGTGATGCCCGCGCTCTCCGCGACCAGGGCCGACGTCCAGACCGGACTAAAGCAGGACGCCCGCCAGGCATCCGGAGGGTTTTGGAATCCGCGCAGCTTGCTGGTAGCCGGACAACTCGCCCTCACCGTCGTCCTGCTCGCCACTGGACTCCTGTTCCTGCGGAACCTGAGCGAGGCCACCAGCATGAGCCCCGGTTTCGATGTCAATTCCACCATCTGGGCCAATATGCGCCTCGTGCCAGAGCGCTACACCCGCCCGGAACTCCAGACCAACACGGTCCAGCGCGCCCTCGACGAGTTGCGGGCCTTGCCGGGCGTCGAAGCCGCGTCCATAACCCAGACCGTCCCTCTCAACGACAGCTCGGATATGCGGGCGCCCATCATCACCGATGTCAGCAGCAGCGAGCCCACCTTGCGGATGAACCTGAACCGTGTGACACCCGACTATTTCCGCACCATGGGGATCCGGTTGCTCGACGGCCGTGACTTCACGATGGCCGATCGCCTGGGCGCCAACAGTGTTGTGGTGATCAACGAAGCCTTGGCCCGCAGCCTCTTCGGCAATGCCCGCGCCGTCGGCCACACCCTCGGTTGGCGAGAGCCGGGTGGCCACACCGTCAATCGCTTTCAGATTGTGGGGGTCGTCGCCGTGAGCAAGTACCGCAGCCTCGGCGAGGAAGACACCAACGCGCTCTACATGTCTTATTTCCAGACCGACGATCCAGGTTCCAGCGTGGCATTTCTGATTCGCTCCTCACGCCGTCCGGAAGGGTTGCTCCGGCAGATCGACCGCACTCTCGGCAGGATCGACTCCTCCGCCGCGATCGAGGTGAAACCCATGACGGATGCCTTGGGCATGGCTTTCCTCCCCAGCCGCGCCGGGGCTGCGCTGTTGGGCACTATGGGCGCTCTGGGCCTGCTGCTGGCCTCGTTGGGTCTCTACGGAGTGTTGGTCTATTCGGTCAATCGCCGTGTCCGCGAGATCGGCATCCGCATGGCGCTGGGCGCCAGCCCGAAACAGGTCTTGCGGCTGGTCTTCGGACAGAGCCTGCTCCTGGTCGCCGTCGGCTGCGCCGTGGGCTTGGGCTTGGCCCTGTTGGCGACGCAGCCCCTGACGATGTTCCTGGTTCCTGGAGTCCACCCGACCGATGTGTCGACCTACGTCACCGTAGTCGGCATCCTCCTGGCCGTTGCCCTGCTGGCCACCGCGGGCCCCGCGGTGAGAGCGGTGAAGGTAGATCCAACTACGGCCCTTCGCTACGAATGA
- a CDS encoding dipeptide epimerase, with product MKRRTFLGTSAAMAAPVPTKLASKKSGLVLKTRRLKLKHTWTTVMSSSDYRDTFYVEFTNGGVTGIGEGAPIIRYKESAETCTAALEAIRPWLESADPWAFAKFMQGAFQKIEGNWAGKAALDIALLDWVGKKLNIPLWRHFGLDRNDAPVTTFSIGIDKAEVVRQKVLEADAFPVLKVKVGLANDEEMIASVRAVTKKPLRVDANEGFKSKEEAVEKINWLEKQGVEFIEQPLPAANLEDMNWIRKRVHMPIIADEACLHPSDIPKLAPHFDGVNIKIDKCGGLLEGWRMIQLARSLNLKVMLGCMVSSSVAVTAAAQLSPLVDYADLDGFLLISNDPYDGVKVEKGKLVLPTGPGLGLKARPA from the coding sequence GTGAAGCGCAGAACGTTCCTCGGCACCAGCGCCGCGATGGCCGCTCCGGTCCCCACGAAGCTGGCCAGCAAGAAAAGTGGCCTCGTCCTCAAGACGCGCCGGCTGAAGCTGAAGCACACCTGGACCACGGTGATGTCGTCCAGCGACTACCGGGACACGTTTTACGTCGAGTTCACCAATGGCGGCGTGACCGGCATCGGCGAAGGCGCGCCCATCATCCGCTACAAGGAGAGCGCCGAGACCTGCACCGCGGCCTTGGAAGCGATCCGGCCGTGGCTCGAAAGCGCCGATCCGTGGGCGTTCGCCAAGTTCATGCAGGGCGCTTTCCAGAAGATCGAGGGCAACTGGGCGGGCAAGGCCGCGCTCGACATCGCGCTGCTGGACTGGGTCGGCAAGAAGCTGAACATCCCGCTGTGGCGGCACTTCGGCCTGGACCGCAACGACGCTCCGGTGACGACGTTTTCCATCGGCATCGACAAGGCCGAAGTGGTCCGGCAGAAGGTGCTGGAGGCCGACGCGTTCCCGGTGCTCAAGGTGAAGGTCGGCCTGGCCAACGACGAGGAGATGATCGCCTCGGTGCGGGCCGTGACGAAGAAGCCCTTGCGCGTGGATGCCAACGAAGGCTTCAAGAGCAAGGAAGAGGCGGTGGAGAAGATCAACTGGCTGGAGAAGCAGGGCGTCGAGTTCATCGAGCAGCCCCTGCCGGCGGCCAACCTGGAAGACATGAACTGGATCCGCAAGCGGGTCCACATGCCGATCATCGCCGACGAGGCGTGCCTGCATCCTTCCGACATCCCCAAACTGGCGCCGCACTTCGACGGCGTGAACATCAAGATTGACAAGTGCGGCGGCCTGCTCGAAGGCTGGCGTATGATTCAACTGGCGCGGTCACTGAACCTGAAGGTGATGCTGGGCTGCATGGTGAGTTCCTCGGTCGCCGTCACGGCGGCGGCGCAACTGTCGCCCCTGGTCGACTATGCGGATCTCGACGGCTTCCTGCTGATCTCGAACGACCCGTATGACGGGGTGAAGGTCGAGAAGGGGAAGCTGGTGTTGCCCACAGGTCCGGGTCTTGGCTTGAAGGCGCGTCCGGCGTAG
- a CDS encoding OmpA family protein, whose product MFRGGFSSSLAGIVLLSCSAVLLPVQAQEAGSEPVFKVSVVSKNTKAINYKVMGGATRVDLIGTAIMPGALGKAKVESKQSRIDIDANVENLEAPSKFGSEYLTYVLWSISPEGRATNLGEVLLDKGKGKLSVSTDLQVFALIVTAEPYFAVRQPSDLIVLENELRKDTKGQVFIVDTKYELLQKGQYSRLPNPLSLTVDTKTFPLELYEARNALFIAQEFGADKYAADVYSKAKGALQMADNAVQRKLTRADIATSARQAVQFAEDARELAIKRQQDEALSNERAAAAKREQEAKARADEQQRQRIQADADRQAEEARRALADKQRIEAELAATKEAARRAEAEAARLAAEAAQRQADENRAKAEQATAAAEAAKAQALAEQEKAQKLAEAAEREKAELRAKLLQQFNQILETKDSERGLVVNLGDVLFDTGKYTIRPLAREKLARLSGIVLAYPGLKLESEGHTDNVGGEQFNQKLSEQRAQTVRDYLVSQGIPDANVTSTGKGFSMPVAPNDTAAGRQKNRRVEIIVSGEVIGTKIGSR is encoded by the coding sequence ATGTTCAGAGGCGGATTTTCGTCGTCATTAGCGGGGATCGTCCTGCTGTCATGTAGCGCGGTGCTGTTGCCGGTGCAGGCCCAGGAGGCGGGGTCCGAGCCGGTGTTCAAGGTCTCGGTCGTCTCCAAGAACACGAAAGCCATCAACTACAAAGTCATGGGCGGGGCGACACGTGTCGACCTGATCGGCACCGCCATCATGCCAGGCGCTTTGGGTAAGGCCAAGGTCGAAAGCAAACAGAGCCGCATCGACATTGACGCGAATGTAGAGAACCTGGAAGCACCGTCGAAATTCGGCTCGGAGTATCTGACGTACGTTTTGTGGTCGATCTCGCCCGAGGGCCGGGCTACCAATCTGGGTGAAGTTCTTTTGGATAAGGGCAAGGGCAAGCTGTCGGTTTCCACGGACCTGCAGGTGTTCGCCCTCATTGTTACGGCCGAGCCCTACTTCGCCGTGCGTCAGCCCAGCGACCTGATCGTGCTGGAAAACGAGCTGCGCAAGGACACCAAGGGCCAGGTCTTCATCGTCGACACCAAGTACGAACTGCTGCAGAAGGGGCAGTATTCGCGCCTGCCGAATCCGCTTTCGCTGACGGTGGACACGAAGACCTTCCCGCTGGAACTGTATGAGGCGCGGAATGCGCTCTTCATCGCCCAGGAGTTCGGTGCCGACAAATATGCCGCGGACGTCTATTCGAAGGCGAAGGGTGCCCTGCAGATGGCGGATAACGCCGTGCAGCGGAAGCTAACGCGGGCCGACATCGCCACGTCGGCGCGGCAGGCGGTCCAGTTCGCAGAGGATGCGCGGGAACTAGCTATCAAGCGCCAGCAGGACGAGGCATTGTCGAATGAGCGGGCGGCGGCGGCCAAGCGCGAGCAGGAAGCCAAGGCGCGGGCCGACGAACAGCAGCGGCAGCGGATACAGGCTGACGCTGACCGTCAGGCCGAGGAGGCGCGCAGGGCATTGGCCGACAAGCAGCGCATAGAAGCGGAGCTGGCCGCGACCAAGGAAGCAGCGCGGCGGGCCGAGGCGGAGGCTGCCCGGTTGGCGGCGGAAGCAGCCCAGCGGCAGGCCGATGAAAACCGCGCGAAGGCGGAGCAGGCCACGGCGGCGGCGGAGGCGGCGAAGGCTCAAGCCCTGGCCGAGCAGGAGAAGGCCCAGAAACTGGCTGAGGCTGCGGAACGTGAGAAGGCCGAGTTGCGCGCCAAGCTGTTGCAACAGTTCAACCAGATTCTGGAGACCAAAGATTCCGAGCGCGGCCTCGTGGTAAATCTGGGCGACGTGTTGTTCGATACGGGCAAGTACACGATCCGGCCGCTCGCGCGCGAGAAGCTGGCACGGCTGTCGGGCATTGTTCTGGCCTACCCAGGTCTGAAGCTGGAGTCGGAGGGCCATACGGATAACGTCGGCGGCGAGCAGTTCAACCAGAAGCTCTCCGAGCAGCGCGCGCAGACCGTGCGGGACTATCTGGTGTCGCAGGGTATACCGGATGCGAACGTCACTTCGACGGGCAAGGGTTTCAGCATGCCAGTGGCTCCGAATGACACGGCCGCGGGCCGGCAGAAGAACCGGCGTGTGGAGATCATCGTCTCGGGTGAAGTGATCGGAACGAAGATCGGTAGCAGGTAA
- a CDS encoding ABC transporter permease — translation MLADLRHSLRTLLRNPRFTFLAIAVLALGIGATSAMFSVVYSVLWRPLPYQDPSRLMVLLGATQGRGDRMPVPPGDFDAFRTRGQSFSNLAAAELWSPTLTGVDQAEELHGLHTSASLFDVLGVPAALGRTFAPDDDRPGAPKVVVLSHQLWQRRFGADPAILGRTIRLSNEPHTVIGVMPKGFYFPPFWANKAELYAAPAFGPDRADSHTFSTLRVFTRLKPGVSLEQARSEAARIAASLAEEFPRSNQGRSAALTPLSEISTGKVRLLLIVMFAAVAATLLIACANLANLLLARAAGRAREIAVRQSLGAQRGHLIRQFLSESVLLACAGGAIGLLFAIWAVPALLAHLPESGVFQLPRSQEVGVGAAVVVFNFAVCLITGLLFGIAPALSASRCDIQLALKDGSRGTTAGGSASRFRNALISAEVALALVLLVGAGLLLRTFQNLRSLDPGFQPANVLAINLSLSSSGHAKAELRSIYYQQLLERLRALPGVRSASAVNHVPLIGDTWGSDITPEGRPAAPGQTPTAVYRVALPEYFSTLGIRFDAGRDFAMSDSERAPAVAVINRTMARRLWPGENALGKRFKSGDAQSDQPWMTVVGIIRDTTQNEWGATPDNEFYVPFLQDAGYQHGAGGFRTMTLALRYSGDRAALAALIPPQVWSLDRDVAIPSIVALDDAVADSVWAQRAAMSLLGVFAAVSVLMAALGIYAVLSFLVRGRTQELGIRMALGAQPLQVVRLILAQALPPVAIGAAAGLAAALILARLIGSLLYGVKASDPLVFTGVTALILAVAAAASLIPARQAAKVDPLTALRAD, via the coding sequence ATGCTGGCCGACCTGCGTCACTCCCTCCGGACCCTCCTGCGCAACCCGCGCTTCACCTTCCTCGCCATCGCCGTCCTCGCCCTCGGCATCGGAGCCACTTCGGCCATGTTCTCCGTGGTCTACTCCGTCCTCTGGCGCCCCTTGCCCTATCAGGACCCCAGCCGCCTCATGGTCCTCCTCGGCGCCACCCAGGGACGCGGCGACCGCATGCCCGTTCCGCCCGGCGACTTCGACGCCTTCCGCACCCGCGGCCAGTCCTTCTCCAACCTCGCCGCCGCTGAACTCTGGTCCCCCACCCTCACCGGAGTCGATCAGGCCGAGGAACTCCACGGCCTGCACACTTCCGCCTCCCTCTTCGACGTCCTCGGAGTCCCTGCCGCCCTCGGCCGCACCTTCGCCCCCGACGACGACCGCCCCGGAGCCCCCAAAGTTGTCGTCCTCAGCCACCAGCTCTGGCAGCGCCGCTTCGGAGCCGACCCCGCCATCCTCGGCCGCACCATCCGCCTCAGCAACGAGCCCCACACCGTCATCGGAGTCATGCCCAAGGGTTTCTACTTCCCGCCGTTCTGGGCCAACAAGGCCGAGCTCTACGCCGCCCCCGCCTTCGGACCGGACCGCGCCGACTCCCACACCTTCTCCACCCTCCGCGTCTTCACCCGGCTCAAGCCCGGAGTCTCGCTGGAACAGGCCCGCTCCGAGGCCGCCCGCATCGCCGCCAGCCTCGCCGAGGAGTTCCCCCGCTCCAATCAGGGCCGTTCCGCCGCCCTCACCCCTCTCAGTGAGATCTCCACCGGCAAGGTCCGCCTCCTCCTCATCGTCATGTTCGCCGCCGTCGCAGCCACCCTGCTCATCGCCTGCGCCAACCTCGCCAACCTGCTGCTGGCCCGCGCCGCCGGCCGGGCCCGGGAGATCGCCGTCCGTCAGTCCCTCGGAGCCCAACGCGGCCACCTCATCCGCCAGTTCCTCTCGGAAAGCGTCCTCCTGGCCTGCGCCGGAGGAGCCATCGGACTCCTGTTCGCGATCTGGGCCGTCCCCGCGCTCCTGGCTCACCTGCCGGAATCCGGAGTCTTCCAACTCCCCCGCAGCCAGGAGGTCGGCGTCGGAGCCGCTGTTGTCGTCTTCAACTTCGCCGTCTGCCTGATCACCGGACTCCTCTTCGGCATCGCACCCGCCCTCAGCGCCTCCCGCTGCGACATCCAACTCGCCCTGAAGGACGGCTCTCGAGGGACCACCGCCGGCGGCTCCGCCAGCCGCTTCCGCAATGCGCTCATCTCCGCCGAGGTCGCCCTCGCCCTCGTCCTCCTCGTCGGCGCCGGCCTCCTCCTCCGCACCTTCCAGAACCTCCGCTCGCTCGACCCCGGCTTCCAGCCCGCGAACGTCCTGGCCATCAACCTCTCCCTCTCCAGTTCCGGCCATGCCAAGGCCGAACTGCGCAGCATCTACTACCAGCAACTCCTAGAGCGCCTCCGGGCGCTCCCCGGCGTCAGGTCCGCTAGCGCCGTCAATCACGTGCCTCTGATCGGAGACACCTGGGGCAGCGACATCACCCCCGAAGGCCGGCCCGCCGCACCCGGTCAGACTCCCACTGCCGTCTACCGCGTCGCCCTGCCCGAGTACTTCTCCACCCTCGGCATCCGCTTCGATGCCGGCCGCGACTTCGCCATGTCCGACTCCGAACGCGCTCCCGCCGTCGCCGTCATCAACCGCACGATGGCCCGGCGCCTCTGGCCCGGAGAGAACGCCCTCGGCAAGCGCTTTAAGTCGGGCGATGCCCAATCCGACCAGCCTTGGATGACCGTCGTCGGCATCATCCGCGACACCACGCAGAACGAGTGGGGCGCCACCCCGGACAACGAGTTCTATGTCCCCTTCCTGCAGGACGCCGGCTACCAGCATGGCGCCGGAGGCTTCCGGACCATGACGCTCGCCCTGCGCTACAGCGGCGACCGGGCCGCCCTCGCCGCGCTCATCCCGCCCCAGGTCTGGAGCCTCGACCGCGACGTGGCCATCCCGAGCATCGTCGCCCTCGACGACGCGGTAGCCGACTCCGTCTGGGCGCAGCGAGCCGCCATGTCCCTGCTGGGCGTCTTCGCCGCCGTGTCCGTTCTGATGGCCGCCCTGGGCATCTACGCGGTCCTGTCCTTCCTGGTCCGCGGCCGCACGCAGGAACTCGGCATCCGCATGGCCCTGGGAGCCCAGCCGCTTCAGGTTGTCCGCCTGATCCTGGCGCAAGCCCTTCCGCCGGTAGCCATAGGCGCCGCCGCCGGCCTGGCCGCCGCCCTGATCCTGGCCCGCCTCATCGGTAGCCTTCTTTATGGAGTGAAAGCATCCGACCCCCTGGTGTTCACCGGAGTAACTGCCCTGATCCTGGCCGTAGCCGCCGCAGCCAGCCTGATCCCGGCCCGCCAGGCCGCCAAGGTCGACCCCCTAACCGCCCTGCGGGCCGACTAA